The Vicinamibacteria bacterium sequence CAAAGGTCTCCTGCAGGAACGCACCTCGCGGGTCCCCGTCGACGTCGGCGATCTGCATGCTCTTGGAGTCGTCGACAAGGATTCCCACGAAGCTTCTTTGAGGTACGACCGTGGAGAGCACGAGCGCCGGACGCGCGAGGCAAAAGAGGACGAGAAGAAGGGCCGCGATCCGAAGCGAGCTGAGAACGATGCGGTCGGTCCTGGACGCCCGCCCGCCAACGTCGCGATAGCGAAGCAGTATCGGCACCGCCAGGGCGACGACGACAGCCCCGAGGAGAAAGAACAGAGCGGACGAACCGAATGCGAAATCCCCCCTCTGGTAAATCAGGGGGCGGTACTTGAACAGAAGCTCGAAGAGGTTTTCGAACCAGGATGACATCAATGACTCATTGCGTAGATGATGAAATTCACTCCCATCTGGTAGGCATAGGTCGAGAATTTGAGTGGGTAGTACGGATTCTCCGCCCATTCCCAGGCATCACCGAGATCGGTATTCCAGTTGATGACTACCATGAGACGTCCGTTCTCGTCGAAGATGCCCTTTACCGCCGGGTAGTATCCATCGGATTCCCATGTGGGACCACCCTGCATCCCCTGGCCTACATTCGGGACCTGGACGATCTCCGTGACGTCGTAAAAACAACTGAAGATGGGATGCGAAAGGGGGATGTCCACGACCGGGTAGCCGGGAAGAATTCGCTGGAACTGCGTCTGGAAGTTCTCGAACTCGAACGTTCCCCAGAAGTCATCGACTACCAGGAATCCTCCAGCCTTCAAATACCGCCGGAGCCCCTCGACCTCACCCTCGGTGAGCGCCATGTACCCCACCTCGACGGTGTAGAGAAAGGGGTACTGCCCCAGGGATGGATCGGTCAGCTGGATTGGATTCTCGAACTCATAGGCATCGAGGTTCGTGAGGCGCTTCAGCCCGATGAGGAACTGTCGATCGGCTTTGGGGAAGTCCACGCTCCAGCTTCGGAAATCTCGAAAACGATAATAGCCGGTGTATGCCGCGCGGGTGAAGTAGAACTGGCGTGAGGACCCCGCGCCTGGCGAAAAGCGGTTCGAGAGCCGCTCCCTGACTTCGAATGCCTCGGGGTTCGACAAGAATGGAGTCTGCCCATTCCCTCCGGGGCTAGCCTTCGAGGTGGCGCCGAGGGCAGCGAGTGCCGCCAGCAGGACCAACGAGAGGGCCAGGAGCGGACCTCTCGTCTTCAGTCGTTGCAGCACGAAAGCGGCCGACTCGCTCATGATGATTGCGACTGCCTCCGGGATACGCCCGTTAGCCGGACTAGAAAAAGATACGCATCGAGACCCCGTCTAGTCCCGGTGCTTCTGCGATTTAGCCCTGATTTATTATACGTCAGTAGCGGGCGGCGGTCATGGGGATTTCGCCACGGGAAAGCCAACTGGCTGGCATCTCACTTCGCTTTCCCCTATGATTGGCCCCGTTTGACTGGCTAGCAATAAGCAGGAGGCCCCCACATGTATCAGCCGAGCATACGTATCCTGATCCCAACCGCTCTCGCGGTCATGGTCGTCGCCTCGATATCGGGCTGTGGCGGAGGCGAAATGACGGAAGCCCCGGAGCCGGAGGCCGAAGCGGAAGCGACGACGGGCGGCGCGGGATGGGAGCCCGTGCCGGTGCCAGCTGACAACCCGATGACGCCGGAAAAAATCGCGCTCGGCCGCCAGCTCTTCTTCGACGTGCGGCTGTCCGTCGACGACTCGAGATCCTGCTACTCCTGTCACCTGTGCGAAAACGGTCTTACGGACGGAAAACCCGTCGCCGAAGGGGCAGGGGGAAGAGTCCTCACTCGAAGCAGCCCGAGCCTGTGGAATATCGCGTACCACTCCGAGTTCTATTGGGACGGGCGGAGTGGTTCGCTCGAAGCCCAAGCCAAAGCGGCTTGGACCGGCGGAAACATGGGAGCCGACGCCGATGCCGAGGTGGAGAATCTCAACTCGATTGCCGGCTATCGAGAGCAGTTTCAAGCCGTGTTTGGAGAGGACGCGACCCCGGACAACGTCGTAGCCGCCATTTCCGCGTACGAGAGGGACGCCCTGTTCTGCAAGGACACCGCCTACGATCGGTGGCAAGCGGGCGACGCGGAAGCCGTTAGCGACGCGGCCAAGCGCGGGGCGGAGCTCTTCGTCGCCAAAGCGGGCTGCGGAAACTGCCACTCGGGGTCGCTGTTCACCGACTTGAAGTATCACAACGTGGGTATCGGAATGGA is a genomic window containing:
- a CDS encoding DUF4159 domain-containing protein; translated protein: MSESAAFVLQRLKTRGPLLALSLVLLAALAALGATSKASPGGNGQTPFLSNPEAFEVRERLSNRFSPGAGSSRQFYFTRAAYTGYYRFRDFRSWSVDFPKADRQFLIGLKRLTNLDAYEFENPIQLTDPSLGQYPFLYTVEVGYMALTEGEVEGLRRYLKAGGFLVVDDFWGTFEFENFQTQFQRILPGYPVVDIPLSHPIFSCFYDVTEIVQVPNVGQGMQGGPTWESDGYYPAVKGIFDENGRLMVVINWNTDLGDAWEWAENPYYPLKFSTYAYQMGVNFIIYAMSH
- a CDS encoding cytochrome c peroxidase produces the protein MYQPSIRILIPTALAVMVVASISGCGGGEMTEAPEPEAEAEATTGGAGWEPVPVPADNPMTPEKIALGRQLFFDVRLSVDDSRSCYSCHLCENGLTDGKPVAEGAGGRVLTRSSPSLWNIAYHSEFYWDGRSGSLEAQAKAAWTGGNMGADADAEVENLNSIAGYREQFQAVFGEDATPDNVVAAISAYERDALFCKDTAYDRWQAGDAEAVSDAAKRGAELFVAKAGCGNCHSGSLFTDLKYHNVGIGMDKEEPDLGRFAVTQAESDRGAFKTPSLRDISKSAPYFHDGSVATLEEAVELMSSGGIDNPHLDRENIQDRGLTAEEKSDLLEFLRALDCTCLLTQPALPQ